The Bacteroidales bacterium genome includes a window with the following:
- a CDS encoding 2-oxoacid:acceptor oxidoreductase subunit alpha, translating to MSNTKVKNIIRRDDVVIKFAGDSGDGMQLTGTLFSEAAAIAGKDLATFPDYPAEIRAPHNTVAGVSGFQVHIGHKKIHTSGDLCDVIVAMNPASLRANLKWAKKGATIIVDKDAFEEKAIEKAGYKSNPLDDGSLEVFHLVDAPISTLTKESIKELGLGSKIADKSRNMFALGMMLFIFDIGFDSTYSFLKKKFKASPDIIEANERVLRAGYNYAETIEIVESKIDVPAAELPKGRYRNITGNVATSWGFLAASERSGRPLFLGSYPITPATEILMDLAKHKYLGARVFQAEDEIAGICSAIGAAYAGSLAITTTSGPGLSLKSEAMGLAVMTELPLVIVNVQRGGPSTGLPTKSEQSDLLQALYGRNGECPMIVLAASSSSNCFDYAFMAAKLAMEHMTPVLLLTDGNLGNGSQLFKIPKVADLPEINPPIAEPNTAFKPYERNPVTLARKWALPGTEGLRHRIGGLEKENIHGNVTTDPLNHELMIKLRQEKVDKVADYIPEQTITGDPSGDLLVVSWGSTAGSMLTAVQEMREEGANISHAHFHYIMPLPKNTADVFKGFKKIVVCEQNMGQFAGYLRMQHPQFTYQLFNKVQCLPFMVHELKEKFTQILEEK from the coding sequence ATGAGCAATACCAAGGTTAAAAACATAATCCGCAGAGATGATGTAGTTATAAAATTCGCCGGTGACTCCGGCGATGGTATGCAGCTAACCGGCACCTTGTTTTCGGAAGCAGCCGCTATTGCCGGAAAAGACCTGGCAACATTTCCGGATTATCCCGCCGAGATCCGCGCGCCCCACAATACTGTTGCAGGTGTTTCAGGATTCCAGGTGCATATCGGTCATAAAAAAATTCATACCTCCGGCGATTTATGCGATGTGATTGTTGCCATGAACCCAGCCTCGTTGCGGGCCAACCTGAAATGGGCAAAAAAAGGCGCCACCATCATTGTTGATAAAGATGCCTTCGAAGAAAAAGCTATTGAAAAAGCAGGCTATAAAAGCAATCCGCTCGATGATGGCAGCCTCGAAGTTTTTCACCTTGTTGATGCACCCATCTCAACACTTACAAAGGAAAGCATTAAGGAACTGGGGCTGGGATCAAAAATTGCGGATAAAAGCCGGAACATGTTTGCACTTGGAATGATGTTGTTCATTTTTGACATTGGGTTCGACAGCACTTATTCATTTCTGAAGAAGAAATTTAAGGCCAGCCCCGATATTATTGAAGCCAACGAAAGAGTGTTGCGCGCCGGTTACAATTATGCCGAAACCATTGAAATTGTTGAATCCAAAATTGATGTTCCTGCCGCCGAGCTGCCCAAGGGCCGCTACCGCAATATTACCGGAAACGTTGCTACATCCTGGGGTTTTCTTGCTGCATCCGAACGTTCGGGAAGACCATTGTTTTTGGGTTCGTACCCCATTACACCCGCCACCGAGATCCTGATGGACCTTGCCAAGCATAAATATCTTGGTGCAAGGGTTTTCCAGGCCGAAGACGAAATTGCCGGAATTTGCTCTGCCATCGGCGCCGCCTATGCCGGTTCACTAGCTATTACAACTACTTCCGGACCCGGTTTATCATTGAAAAGTGAAGCCATGGGGCTGGCAGTAATGACTGAATTGCCTCTTGTGATCGTGAACGTTCAACGCGGAGGGCCATCCACAGGGCTGCCGACCAAATCAGAACAATCCGATTTGCTGCAGGCTTTGTATGGCCGCAACGGGGAATGCCCGATGATTGTTCTTGCTGCATCTTCATCATCCAATTGCTTTGATTATGCCTTTATGGCCGCTAAACTGGCCATGGAACATATGACCCCTGTATTGCTGCTTACTGATGGAAACCTGGGTAACGGTTCGCAACTTTTTAAAATACCAAAAGTGGCCGACCTGCCTGAAATAAACCCTCCTATTGCCGAACCCAACACGGCTTTCAAGCCTTACGAACGCAACCCGGTTACCCTGGCTCGCAAATGGGCTTTGCCCGGAACAGAAGGTTTGCGCCACAGGATTGGCGGACTTGAAAAAGAAAACATTCACGGTAATGTAACTACCGATCCGCTGAATCATGAATTGATGATTAAGCTCAGGCAGGAAAAAGTTGACAAGGTTGCTGATTATATTCCCGAACAAACAATTACCGGCGATCCCAGCGGCGATTTGCTCGTTGTAAGCTGGGGAAGCACGGCAGGCTCCATGTTGACCGCGGTTCAGGAAATGAGAGAAGAAGGCGCTAATATAAGCCATGCCCATTTCCACTATATCATGCCATTGCCTAAAAACACTGCCGATGTTTTCAAGGGTTTCAAAAAGATTGTTGTTTGTGAGCAAAATATGGGACAGTTTGCAGGTTATCTCAGAATGCAACATCCGCAATTTACCTATCAGCTATTCAATAAGGTGCAGTGCCTGCCATTCATGGTTCACGAACTAAAAGAAAAATTCACTCAAATTCTGGAGGAAAAATGA
- a CDS encoding 2-oxoglutarate dehydrogenase E1 component: MEKHSYLSNAEPSAIEQLFEQFLKDPASVDEGWQRFFEGFEFARKSYSEPQPESYLLPKEFKVINLINNYRQRGHLFTKTNPVRQRRQYSPNLDIENFGLAETDLDTMFEAGSEIGIGKASLREIIAHLQHTYCQSIGAEFFFIRTKEIFEWLRNKMETSRNTPKFSVEVKKTMLRKLARAVFFEKFIHRKFTGQKRFSLEGAESLIPALHAVIEYGSEMGIQEFVLGMAHRGRLNVLTNVMQKSYQDVFNEFLNKQFEDESVLGDVKYHLGFTSTFESGNGNKSMLSLCPNPSHLEAVNPVVEGIVRSRIDTEYNGDQSKIIPILIHGDASIAGQGIVYELLQMSGLQGYKTGGTIHLVINNQIGFTTNYLDARTSTYCTDVAKTTQSPVFHVNGDDVEALAYTVRMAMEFRARFHKDVFIDLLCYRKYGHNEGDEPRFTQPILYKIIEKHPDPYSIYSEKLINEGVITKEEALEVEHEFNELLEKELAASQSAQKSKLYLFYEHLWTGIRKSTLEDFSYSPETAVTKETLLRIGKKITEKPPDKEFYRKIIKLLDERRAMLEKDGSLDWAMGELLAYGTLLDEGYPVRLSGQDTQRGTFSHRHSVLTIEGSEERYVPLNNISANQARFDVFNSPLSEYGVLGFEYGYALASPNTLTIWEAQFGDFNNGAQIIIDQYISSAEEKWMVMNDLVMLLPHGYEGQGPEHSSARMERFLTLCADYNMQVANCTTPANFFHLLRRQLHREIRKPLVVFTPKSLLRHPKCVSTLEDFTQGGFKEVIDDEQADPGKVRRVVLCSGKVYYELVEEREKMERWDTAIIRLEQLYPFPEKQIQEILSKHLLAETYIWVQEEPVNMGAWSFISRRLPGYNLIVAARPESGSPATGSIHLHNLRQRKIIEKAFGECNCPRSGAVCKMICAPKEWRPAMTVAEKE, encoded by the coding sequence ATGGAAAAACACTCCTATTTGTCGAATGCCGAACCCAGCGCCATTGAGCAATTATTTGAGCAATTCCTGAAAGACCCAGCTTCCGTTGATGAAGGCTGGCAAAGGTTTTTCGAAGGCTTTGAGTTCGCACGCAAATCATATTCTGAACCTCAACCCGAAAGCTATCTTTTACCCAAAGAGTTTAAAGTAATTAATCTCATAAATAATTACCGGCAACGGGGTCACCTTTTTACTAAAACGAACCCGGTTCGCCAACGCCGCCAGTATTCCCCAAACCTGGATATTGAAAACTTTGGCCTTGCCGAAACCGATCTGGACACGATGTTTGAGGCTGGCAGCGAGATTGGCATCGGAAAAGCAAGTTTACGAGAGATAATTGCCCACCTGCAGCATACATATTGCCAATCCATTGGCGCCGAATTCTTTTTCATCCGCACCAAGGAAATTTTTGAGTGGCTGAGAAATAAAATGGAAACCTCACGCAATACACCCAAATTCAGTGTTGAGGTGAAAAAAACCATGTTGCGCAAACTGGCCAGGGCGGTATTTTTCGAGAAATTCATCCACCGCAAATTTACAGGCCAAAAGAGATTTTCGCTCGAAGGCGCCGAATCACTTATTCCGGCCCTTCATGCCGTAATAGAGTATGGTTCGGAAATGGGCATACAGGAATTTGTTTTGGGAATGGCGCATCGCGGACGGTTGAATGTATTGACCAATGTCATGCAGAAATCCTATCAGGACGTTTTCAATGAGTTCCTCAACAAGCAATTTGAAGATGAATCGGTGTTGGGCGATGTAAAATACCATCTGGGTTTCACATCCACCTTCGAAAGTGGCAACGGTAACAAGAGCATGTTATCACTTTGTCCAAATCCTTCTCATCTCGAAGCCGTAAATCCCGTGGTGGAAGGCATAGTGCGTTCGCGCATTGATACCGAATACAATGGCGATCAAAGCAAAATCATTCCAATTCTCATTCATGGCGATGCATCCATTGCCGGGCAGGGAATTGTTTATGAATTACTGCAAATGTCAGGTTTGCAGGGCTATAAAACCGGAGGAACCATTCATCTTGTAATCAATAATCAAATCGGTTTTACAACCAATTACCTTGATGCAAGAACCAGCACCTATTGCACCGATGTAGCCAAAACAACTCAATCACCTGTTTTTCATGTCAACGGCGATGATGTTGAGGCATTGGCCTATACGGTCCGGATGGCGATGGAGTTCAGGGCAAGGTTCCATAAAGATGTTTTTATTGATCTGCTTTGTTACCGGAAATACGGGCATAACGAAGGTGACGAACCCAGGTTCACACAGCCCATTCTTTACAAAATTATTGAGAAACACCCCGATCCATATAGCATTTATTCAGAAAAACTCATCAATGAAGGTGTGATCACCAAAGAAGAAGCCCTTGAAGTGGAGCACGAATTCAATGAGTTACTTGAAAAAGAACTGGCGGCATCGCAGAGTGCACAGAAATCAAAATTATATTTGTTTTACGAACACCTCTGGACCGGCATTAGAAAGTCAACACTTGAAGATTTCAGTTACAGCCCTGAAACGGCTGTTACAAAGGAGACTTTACTGAGGATCGGAAAAAAAATCACCGAAAAACCCCCCGACAAAGAATTTTACCGCAAGATCATAAAGTTGTTGGATGAGCGGCGGGCTATGCTTGAAAAAGATGGTAGCCTTGACTGGGCTATGGGCGAGTTGCTTGCCTACGGAACCTTGCTTGACGAAGGTTATCCCGTAAGGCTTAGTGGACAGGACACCCAGCGTGGCACTTTTTCGCATCGTCATTCGGTGCTCACTATTGAGGGATCGGAAGAAAGATATGTTCCTCTAAATAACATCAGTGCGAACCAGGCCAGGTTTGATGTTTTTAATTCGCCGCTGTCAGAATATGGTGTGCTTGGCTTTGAATATGGTTATGCGCTTGCTTCACCCAATACGCTTACCATCTGGGAAGCGCAGTTTGGTGATTTTAACAATGGTGCTCAGATAATTATTGATCAGTATATCAGCAGCGCAGAGGAAAAGTGGATGGTAATGAACGATCTGGTCATGCTGCTGCCTCATGGCTATGAAGGACAAGGCCCTGAGCACAGCAGCGCCCGCATGGAACGCTTCCTAACCCTCTGTGCAGATTATAATATGCAGGTAGCAAACTGCACAACGCCGGCCAACTTTTTCCATTTGCTGCGAAGGCAGTTGCACCGTGAAATCAGGAAACCCCTGGTTGTGTTCACGCCTAAGAGCTTGCTCAGGCATCCGAAATGTGTTTCAACATTGGAAGACTTTACCCAGGGTGGGTTTAAGGAGGTGATTGATGATGAACAGGCCGATCCCGGAAAGGTGAGGCGCGTGGTGTTGTGTTCTGGAAAAGTTTATTATGAGCTTGTTGAAGAACGCGAAAAAATGGAACGATGGGATACCGCTATCATCAGGTTGGAGCAACTTTACCCTTTCCCTGAAAAGCAGATTCAGGAAATTCTTTCAAAGCATCTTTTAGCTGAGACTTACATCTGGGTTCAGGAAGAACCAGTGAATATGGGAGCCTGGAGTTTTATTTCACGACGCCTGCCGGGCTACAACCTGATTGTTGCTGCACGGCCTGAAAGTGGAAGTCCCGCAACGGGTTCAATACATTTGCATAATCTCAGGCAACGCAAGATCATTGAAAAAGCCTTTGGTGAGTGTAATTGTCCACGTTCGGGCGCTGTCTGCAAAATGATTTGTGCTCCCAAAGAGTGGAGGCCGGCGATGACGGTGGCAGAAAAAGAGTAG
- a CDS encoding 4Fe-4S binding protein, with the protein MAYVINDDCTACGTCIDECPVDAISEGDIYVIDPDICTDCGACADVCPVEAIHPE; encoded by the coding sequence ATGGCTTACGTAATTAATGATGACTGCACAGCATGTGGAACATGTATAGACGAATGTCCGGTTGATGCAATTTCTGAAGGCGATATCTACGTTATTGATCCGGATATCTGCACCGACTGTGGTGCCTGCGCCGATGTTTGCCCGGTGGAAGCAATACACCCGGAATAG
- the odhB gene encoding 2-oxoglutarate dehydrogenase complex dihydrolipoyllysine-residue succinyltransferase, with translation MIIEIKVPSPGESISEVQLASWLVSNGAFVERDTDIAEIDSDKATLTINAPESGVISIEVQAGESVEVGAVIARIDTSAVPEKGSKPKENTKTENNTKEEKPEQKPVEAEPIHEKAKPADSKTSGAEKSSLPENIQVNISPLARKLMQENKLEADEVANHFLNLRISKSDVEEYIGARKSSPAKESSTVKPGSRDVERKKMSTLRLKLAKRLVAVKQETAMLTTFNEVNMSKVMAMRDKYGPALKEKYGFSFGFVTFFVKAVAEALKHFPQVNGMIDGDEMVYHKYVDIGIAVSAPKGLVVPVIRNAESLTLDQIEKNIKELAAKARDNKITLEEMTGGTFTITNGGVFGSMLSTPILNPPQSAILGMHNIVERPVAVNGKVEIHPIMYVALSYDHRVIDGRESVGFLVKVKEMIEDPVKMLFEGNDPEKQLLNL, from the coding sequence ATGATTATTGAGATTAAAGTTCCCAGTCCGGGCGAATCAATTTCTGAGGTGCAACTGGCTTCATGGCTTGTTAGCAATGGCGCTTTCGTTGAAAGAGATACCGATATTGCTGAGATAGATTCCGACAAAGCTACACTCACTATCAATGCTCCTGAGAGTGGTGTAATCAGCATTGAGGTTCAGGCCGGCGAATCGGTGGAGGTGGGCGCTGTGATTGCCAGAATAGACACTTCGGCTGTGCCTGAAAAAGGTTCGAAACCAAAGGAAAATACGAAAACAGAGAATAACACCAAAGAAGAAAAACCTGAACAAAAGCCTGTTGAGGCCGAACCAATTCATGAGAAAGCAAAACCAGCTGATTCAAAAACATCAGGCGCTGAAAAGTCTTCACTGCCAGAAAATATCCAGGTAAATATTTCTCCGCTGGCCCGCAAGCTCATGCAGGAAAACAAGCTCGAAGCCGATGAAGTTGCAAACCACTTTCTAAATCTTCGCATTTCAAAATCAGATGTTGAAGAATATATTGGAGCTAGGAAATCATCGCCGGCAAAAGAAAGCAGCACAGTGAAACCTGGGTCAAGAGATGTTGAACGCAAAAAGATGAGCACCCTGAGGTTAAAACTTGCCAAACGCCTGGTGGCCGTAAAACAGGAAACCGCCATGCTCACAACTTTCAATGAGGTGAACATGAGCAAGGTAATGGCCATGCGCGATAAATACGGTCCTGCGCTTAAGGAAAAATATGGTTTCAGTTTTGGCTTTGTCACTTTCTTTGTAAAGGCTGTGGCCGAGGCGTTGAAGCATTTCCCGCAGGTAAACGGCATGATTGATGGCGATGAAATGGTTTATCATAAATACGTTGACATTGGCATAGCCGTGAGCGCTCCAAAAGGACTTGTTGTTCCTGTGATCCGTAACGCCGAAAGCCTCACACTTGATCAGATTGAAAAAAACATCAAGGAACTGGCTGCCAAAGCAAGGGATAATAAAATCACGCTAGAGGAGATGACCGGAGGAACCTTTACAATTACTAACGGCGGGGTTTTTGGCTCTATGCTTTCAACGCCCATTCTCAACCCTCCTCAAAGTGCGATCCTTGGCATGCATAATATCGTGGAGCGGCCTGTTGCCGTAAACGGAAAAGTTGAAATCCACCCGATTATGTACGTTGCCCTTTCCTACGATCACCGTGTGATTGATGGCCGCGAATCCGTCGGCTTCCTGGTAAAAGTAAAAGAAATGATTGAGGACCCGGTGAAGATGTTATTTGAGGGGAATGATCCGGAAAAACAACTTTTGAACCTATAA
- a CDS encoding 2-oxoacid:ferredoxin oxidoreductase subunit beta produces MKIENTTVKRTDVPLSKEDFVSDQMVKWCPGCGAHAILAAVANVFPKIGYRKENFMFVSGIGCSSRFPYYLNTYGFHGIHGRALPIATGIKIANPHLSVWVATGDGDSMAIGGNHFIHAIRRNIDINVLLFNNEIYGLTKGQYSPTTPMGSKTKTSPYGTIEHPFNPGELVLGAQGTFFARAADNNLKMLTEVMFEAARHDGTSIVEIMQNCIIFNDKAFEQVTARDMRDDQQIFLRNGEPLIFGTNKDKGIRLNGVKLEVVKLGENGVTENDLLVHDQYEKDPTLHLMLAKMKPPYYPVAMGVIRSAVFATYDDLVVEQNEYAKANSPIKNVDALLSSGDTWEI; encoded by the coding sequence ATGAAAATCGAAAATACAACCGTTAAAAGAACCGATGTCCCGCTGAGTAAGGAAGATTTTGTCAGCGACCAGATGGTAAAATGGTGTCCCGGTTGCGGAGCCCATGCCATCCTTGCCGCAGTAGCCAATGTTTTTCCGAAGATCGGATACCGCAAGGAGAACTTTATGTTCGTTTCCGGAATCGGCTGTTCCTCCAGGTTTCCTTATTATCTGAACACCTACGGATTTCATGGCATTCATGGAAGGGCTTTGCCCATTGCTACCGGAATTAAAATCGCCAATCCTCACCTGAGCGTTTGGGTCGCAACCGGCGACGGCGATTCCATGGCCATCGGCGGAAACCATTTCATCCACGCCATACGCCGCAACATTGACATCAATGTCCTGCTTTTCAATAATGAAATCTATGGGTTGACCAAGGGTCAATATTCACCTACCACGCCCATGGGTTCAAAAACGAAAACTTCACCGTACGGAACCATTGAGCATCCGTTTAACCCCGGCGAACTGGTACTTGGCGCCCAGGGAACTTTTTTTGCCCGCGCTGCCGATAACAACCTGAAGATGTTAACCGAAGTCATGTTTGAAGCTGCACGCCATGATGGAACTTCTATTGTTGAGATCATGCAAAATTGTATCATTTTCAACGATAAGGCTTTCGAGCAGGTAACTGCAAGAGATATGCGCGATGATCAACAGATTTTCCTTCGTAACGGCGAGCCCCTGATCTTCGGAACAAACAAAGACAAAGGCATCCGTTTGAACGGTGTTAAACTGGAAGTAGTTAAGCTGGGTGAAAATGGCGTTACTGAAAATGATCTGCTGGTTCATGATCAATATGAAAAAGACCCCACGCTGCACCTGATGCTTGCGAAAATGAAACCGCCATATTATCCTGTAGCCATGGGTGTGATCCGATCGGCTGTTTTTGCAACCTATGATGACCTGGTTGTTGAGCAGAACGAGTATGCCAAGGCAAACTCCCCAATTAAAAATGTTGACGCCCTGCTGAGCAGCGGCGATACCTGGGAGATTTAG
- a CDS encoding zinc metallopeptidase: MPIIWIIFIGFMILSWLIGQRLKSKFTAFSKIPINFGLSGKEIAERMLRESNVEGVNVVSVPGKLSDHYNPANRTVNLSPEVYNGRSVAAAAVAAHECGHAVQHDRAYAWLQMRSQLVPVVSITSKWVQWVLLAGILLVQTMPGILLAGIVLFALTTLFSFITLPVEIDASRRALVWLSSTGVTNRETHPKAQEALRWAAYTYVVAALASLATLLYYIMIFMGRRD; this comes from the coding sequence ATGCCCATAATCTGGATTATATTTATTGGTTTCATGATTTTGAGCTGGCTCATCGGACAGCGGTTAAAATCAAAATTCACTGCCTTTTCTAAAATACCTATCAACTTTGGGCTTAGCGGTAAAGAAATTGCCGAGCGCATGCTCCGCGAAAGCAATGTTGAAGGTGTGAACGTGGTTTCGGTTCCCGGCAAGTTATCTGATCACTACAATCCTGCGAACCGAACCGTGAATTTAAGTCCCGAGGTATACAATGGTCGCAGTGTTGCAGCAGCTGCGGTTGCAGCACACGAATGTGGCCATGCCGTGCAGCACGACCGCGCCTATGCGTGGTTGCAGATGCGCTCTCAACTTGTTCCGGTTGTAAGCATTACTTCAAAATGGGTACAATGGGTTTTACTGGCAGGCATTTTACTGGTTCAAACCATGCCAGGAATTTTACTGGCAGGTATCGTTTTATTTGCATTGACAACACTCTTTAGCTTTATCACACTTCCGGTTGAAATTGATGCCAGTCGCCGCGCCCTTGTTTGGTTAAGCAGCACCGGTGTTACCAACCGCGAAACCCATCCCAAGGCACAGGAAGCTTTACGCTGGGCAGCTTACACATATGTAGTGGCTGCACTGGCTTCACTGGCGACTTTGCTGTATTACATCATGATTTTTATGGGAAGAAGGGATTAA
- a CDS encoding gamma carbonic anhydrase family protein produces the protein MALIKSVRGFTPAFGNNCFLADNATVVGEVIMGDDCSVWFNAVVRGDVHYIKIGNMVNIQDGAIIHCTYQKAPVNIGNNVSIAHKAIVHGCTIHDNVLIGMGAIIMDNAVIESNSMIAAGAIVLENTIVKSGSVYAGIPAKKIKDIDKNLLEGQVQRIAKSYVMYAGWYR, from the coding sequence ATGGCACTAATCAAATCCGTCCGTGGCTTCACGCCTGCTTTTGGCAACAACTGCTTCCTTGCCGATAATGCTACCGTTGTTGGTGAAGTCATCATGGGAGATGACTGCAGCGTTTGGTTCAATGCCGTGGTTCGCGGCGATGTTCATTATATAAAAATTGGCAACATGGTGAACATCCAGGATGGTGCTATCATACATTGTACCTACCAGAAAGCGCCGGTAAATATTGGTAACAATGTTTCCATTGCACACAAGGCTATCGTACACGGCTGCACCATTCATGACAATGTGTTGATTGGTATGGGCGCCATCATCATGGACAATGCCGTGATTGAAAGCAATTCGATGATCGCTGCCGGGGCTATTGTGCTCGAAAATACCATTGTAAAAAGTGGCAGTGTTTATGCCGGCATTCCGGCTAAAAAAATCAAAGACATTGACAAAAACCTTCTTGAAGGCCAGGTGCAGCGAATCGCAAAGAGTTATGTGATGTATGCGGGATGGTACAGGTAG